The stretch of DNA CGTGCGGGGGCGATTAGCTCAGCTGGTCAGAGCGCACGCCTGATAAGCGTGAGGTCGGTGGTTCAAGTCCACCATCGCCCACCACGATGGGAAGGGTAAATCCNNNNNNNNNNCCCGGGGTTCATCTAACCCCGGGGATCGGTTTTTGACACCTACATGACACCTAATAGCCCGTTGCCAGGTGGTAGATCAAATAACCTACTGCCCCACCCAGCAGGGCGGCCATAAACCCTGCCCACCAGGGGTTCCGCCTGGCCCAGGCAAGAAATTGACCCGAGATGGTGAGGCCTGTACGGCGCACCGCCAGCAGCTCCACCATTCCAAGCCAGACGACCAGGCCGCCCAGGAAGATAAGCCACCACCATAGGCCCGTCAGGGCAAAGGCGACACCCAATGTCGCCAACATGGCTATAATGCCCCAGGGCACCCTCATACCTTTAGCTCAGAGTAGCGATTGGCTTGGCTAATGATGGCGCAGGCATAGGGCTCATTGCGCCTTCCTTGGCGGAATCCCGCCAGTCCTACGTTATATGCTTGAAGAATCTCCTTCCACGACGCCCCAGCCATCTGGCCCTTCAGCCACGCCAGATACTCCAGTCCAGCCGCTACCGCGTACCAAATCCGCGCATACATGGACATGCTCAGCATCTGCCCGGGGTCCTTGCCTACCTGACAAAAGGCTACCGGTTTTACCTGCAAGGGGCCCAGCTCGGTCTGAGGTGAGGCGGTGCACCGCCCCTTGGCCAGGGCCGCACGAATGCGATCGGTCTCAAGGTAGAGGTTGAAGCGGCTCTCCTGCCAGGCTAGGGCGGTGGCGATATCCGGGGGAATGCCGTAGTTGGTGGAAGTGGCCAGGGCTGATGCCAGCACCAGGGTGCATGGGGTACCCGAAGCGGGGATGCACACGCCCAGGTTGGGCCGCACTTCCCGGATGCGCTCATGGATGCGGTATATCAGCGCTTGGTAGTCCTTGGCTAGTCCGCTCCCGGGCTGGTACTGGCACCCGGTAGGGGCAGGGGTAGGAGAGACAAACGCTGGGCGGGGCCGCAGTAGGAGGTATGCAACCAGCCCCCCCAGCGCCAAAACCCCCCACCTAGCCCCTCCGGCGCGCAACGTCCTCCACCCCCCTGATTGTTCTCCTGATGCGCTTCATGCCGCGGTTAAGGGTCAACATCCCCCCAGCGTAGTACCACACGAAGGCGTGCAGGTCCCAGTAGGTGGCCACCCCTCCTTTGGCCTCAGCGCCGGCCACGTGGCGCCCGTCCTGCCTGGCCAGGGGAAAAATCCCCGCGGGTAGTGCGGGCACCCCATGGGTTGGAGGAAGAGAAAAAGTGCGGTTTCCCCAGTTTCCTGGTACCATCACGGCCCCCATGTTACAGTCCACTCACCGATAGTCAACTTGTACAAGTTAGTCTTCGTGAACTCCTGTCCAGGGTCTAGTTTTACGCCCATGGGATACCCATCGTAGCCGAGCCCTATGAGCCGGATGGTCGCATTAGCCTCGCTTGATAACCAGGTAACTGGTTGCGTCGTCCTGGTACGGCTACCTTGGATATAGCTATTGTATGAGATGCCTTTATAGAAACCACCAGAAGTATACGACGAACTATTATTGTAGTTGGGGGGTACATCTGCGCTATGCAGAACGTGCCCCCGGTAAATGTCTCCCCCCATCATTAGCCCATGTAAAAGTGCTATGTCGCCGAATTCGCTGCCAAATACATTCCATGGGAAAGCATTAATTGGGGCATACTTGCGCAAGAACAATTCGCCCGTTCGTACCCCAATACCGTCAATGTTAATGGACACTGGTTGCGGGATAACTGGGCCAACACTTACACGCCAGCGGTATATGAGCCGCAGGCGTTGGTCAGAGGCAGGAGTAATTACCACAGGGTTTCCCAAACCATCCCGGAAAAGTTCGCGACACATGAGGTTGCTTGATGGGTTTTGTGCCGGAGCAAACCCCCATTCCGCAAGGTTTTTATTGCCAACCTGGGCTTCCGTGAACTCTCTTACAACCGTGATATCGGCTACCCCATCGGCCACGCGGGAAATAGACCAGGTGTTGGTACCAGCAGACTCGTTAATATTTGTTCTAGCTACCTCCGCCGCCAGGGATGTTTGGGCGGGGTCTGGTAGCGTGGAACCCGTTCCGACCGCTGCCCAAAGGCCAAGCAAAAACCCGTACTGGGCCATGAGGGTGTCGTAGGTTTGATTTAGGACAAGGTTGTGCTGCTCGGCCTCCTGGTCCACCACCCAACGCTTGCGCCTTCCACGCCCGCCGGGGCCAAAAGTTAAATCCTCCTTGTACCGCCCAAGTTGCCAATGCATGTGTTGGGGCTGAAGGCGAGCACCAACACTTGGCGGTGGGGGAAGCAGGGGCCGCACCTTTATCACAGGGATAATCTTGCCGGCGTTCTCTGGCGTCCAAATCTTGGCCATGGCAATCTCCTCACGCAAGCTCATAGGCCCCCGTGTTCGGGGCCGCTAACGATGCCGTACCCAAAAGGTCTGGGCTTGTATAGCCAGCAAAAGTGGTGGTGTCCACTACGATTACCACCAGGGCATACGTACCGCCACTTGGGGCTGTCAACGTAGCGCTACCCAAACTGTCCGGACTCGAGTAGCCCGGAGATGTCGTGGTGTCCACAACGATCACCACGGGCACATAGGCCGCAGTACTGGGGGCAGCGAGTGTTGCCCCACCCAAGGTGTCGCCCACTTCAAGCACGATTACTATGGGGATATATGCCCCTTGCGTGGGTGCGTTCAGCACCGCTTGCCCCAAGGTGTCCACGCCCAGGTCAGAAACAAGGACAATCGGAATGTAGTGCCCTTCAGCAGGTGGG from Thermus caldifontis encodes:
- a CDS encoding transglycosylase SLT domain-containing protein, with translation MLASALATSTNYGIPPDIATALAWQESRFNLYLETDRIRAALAKGRCTASPQTELGPLQVKPVAFCQVGKDPGQMLSMSMYARIWYAVAAGLEYLAWLKGQMAGASWKEILQAYNVGLAGFRQGRRNEPYACAIISQANRYSELKV